The sequence below is a genomic window from Colletotrichum destructivum chromosome 4, complete sequence.
CCAATCAGGGTTGATGTGATAACCTTGACTGGACACCTTGTCAGCAAGATGATTGAAACCCATGTAAGCACCAAGTGCGCAATCTTTAGCAATGATGAGCTGAGCGTGTCAGTCAGTTCAGTGTCGGCAACCTAGGACATGGGAAGGACAATGGAAAGTGGGACACGTGCAGCTCCCATTCGTGCCCCACTGTCACTATGACGTCCATTGGCGCCCAAATGGCACTAGCCGCCTGGAGCTGGATAAGCAACCAGCAACTCAAATGAGACTTGACATTCTCTCATCAGGCTTCATCACCACCTTAATACGTTATCGAGTCTCCCATTTGCGACCATGCCTCTGTGAGTACATCAACTATACAAACAATCTGAACCGAATTGACAATCCTGTAGTCATTTACTGGGCAAAAAGTCCTGGAACGTTTACAATGCGGACAACATCGCCCGCGTTCGCCGAGATGAGGCCGCCGCAAAGGCCAAGGAAGAGGCTGAGGAGCAGCGTATGCAAGAAGTAGATGCCGAGCGCCGTCTAGCCATCCTTCGAGGCGAAGCGCCACCGCCTCTTGCCCCAGTTGAAGCCCCTGAAGACGAGCCACGGCCTCGGGACCGTGATGCTGGACCCGTCGGtagagagaggaagaagcgcaagcgcGCTGGTGAGGACGATACTGAGTTTGAGTTACGTGTTGCAAAAGAGCGTGCGGACGTATTAGAAACGGCAAACGACACGCTGCGCAAGTCGACAAGCTCTGCACCTATCGTCGACAGCGCCGGCCATATCGACCTCTTTGGCGAAGAGCGCAAACAGGGTCGCCATCTGAAGAACGAAGAAGCCGAAAAAGAGGCCgccaaaaagaagaaggaactCGAAGATCAATACACCATGCGATTCTCGAATGCTGCCGGTAGGGACGGCTTGGTCGGTCCCTGGTATGCCGCCTCCGGGGCCATCACAGAACTCGAACCCCCGAGTAAGGATGTATGGGGCAATGAAGACCCTGggcggaagaagagagatGCCGAGAGGATAGTTTCGAACGATCCTCTCGCCTTGATGAAAATGGGTGCCTCCAGAGTGCGCCAAGTCAAGAAGGAACGCCAAAACTTCGAAGCCGAGCGACAGCGAGAATTGGAACAACTacgcgaggaggagaagcgcaagcGCAAGGAGAGGCACGAGCGATGGAGACGAGATCAAAAACGGTATGAAGAACGACACCTCAGACACCGATCCCAAGAAAGGGACCGCGACGAAGAAAGACATCGATCCAGGAAGGATGATGACCGTCGCCGTGTATCGACCCGAGACGTTGAGCGCTCCCGAAATGATGGCCGTCGCCACGGAGAAAGAAGCCAGCGTTCCGATCGAGGGGTCGGAGATGAAAAGAGACGATCAACAGTCACGGGATCAGGACGAAGCGACAAGCCAGCCAGAAAGTGAAAGAGGCAAGCGGGACTCGGttccacgacgacgagacgacaGGTGATGAGCAGAGCCCGGTGAGAGAAACAGATAACAAATCCAGAGGCACGAAACATATCTACATTTGAATAAGTATTGATATCGACCC
It includes:
- a CDS encoding Putative CBF1-interacting co-repressor CIR domain, leukocyte receptor cluster member 1 produces the protein MPLHLLGKKSWNVYNADNIARVRRDEAAAKAKEEAEEQRMQEVDAERRLAILRGEAPPPLAPVEAPEDEPRPRDRDAGPVGRERKKRKRAGEDDTEFELRVAKERADVLETANDTLRKSTSSAPIVDSAGHIDLFGEERKQGRHLKNEEAEKEAAKKKKELEDQYTMRFSNAAGRDGLVGPWYAASGAITELEPPSKDVWGNEDPGRKKRDAERIVSNDPLALMKMGASRVRQVKKERQNFEAERQRELEQLREEEKRKRKERHERWRRDQKRYEERHLRHRSQERDRDEERHRSRKDDDRRRVSTRDVERSRNDGRRHGERSQRSDRGVGDEKRRSTVTGSGRSDKPARK